A section of the Agarivorans litoreus genome encodes:
- the pomA gene encoding flagellar motor protein PomA, with the protein MDLATLIGIIGAFAFVVMAMVMGGGIEIFIDIPSVLIVFCGSLFVVLMKYNLGQFLGAVKIAAKAFMFKVDKPDDLIERSVEMADAARKGGFLALEEAEISNPFMQKGIDMLVDGHDADVVRATMEKDILLTSERHEFGAGIFKALGDVAPAMGMIGTLIGLVAMLSNMDDPKSIGPAMAVALLTTLYGAILANMVAIPISEKLLLRAGEEKLNRSLILDAVLGIQDGQNPRVIEGVLKNYLPEGKRSLGTTDE; encoded by the coding sequence GTGGATTTAGCAACGCTGATTGGGATTATCGGCGCCTTCGCCTTTGTTGTTATGGCGATGGTGATGGGTGGCGGAATCGAGATTTTTATCGACATTCCTTCGGTACTAATTGTTTTTTGTGGCTCCTTGTTTGTTGTATTGATGAAGTACAATTTAGGTCAATTTTTAGGCGCAGTGAAAATTGCGGCTAAGGCTTTCATGTTCAAAGTTGATAAGCCCGATGATTTGATTGAGCGCTCTGTAGAAATGGCAGACGCGGCCCGAAAAGGTGGCTTTTTGGCCTTAGAAGAAGCCGAGATTTCCAACCCCTTTATGCAAAAAGGCATCGATATGCTGGTGGATGGCCACGATGCTGACGTAGTGCGCGCCACTATGGAAAAGGACATCTTGCTCACTTCCGAGCGCCATGAGTTTGGCGCCGGTATTTTTAAAGCGCTGGGTGATGTAGCGCCAGCCATGGGGATGATTGGTACCTTGATTGGTCTGGTAGCCATGTTATCTAACATGGATGACCCAAAATCCATTGGCCCAGCTATGGCGGTAGCCTTGTTAACGACTTTGTATGGTGCAATTCTTGCCAACATGGTGGCCATTCCTATTAGCGAAAAATTGCTGTTGCGTGCTGGTGAAGAAAAGCTTAACCGTAGTTTGATTCTGGATGCTGTATTGGGTATTCAAGATGGCCAGAATCCGCGAGTGATTGAGGGTGTTTTGAAAAACTACTTGCCAGAAGGCAAACGCTCACTAGGCACAACAGACGAGTAG
- a CDS encoding exodeoxyribonuclease VII small subunit, with amino-acid sequence MVAKKPEKMKFEETLNELEDIVQQLEQGELSLEDSLKQFERGISLANAGQAKLQQAQQQVEILRQGPNGDSLEPLVQEPSE; translated from the coding sequence ATGGTTGCAAAAAAACCAGAAAAAATGAAGTTTGAAGAAACCTTAAATGAACTTGAAGACATTGTTCAACAGCTTGAACAAGGTGAGCTAAGCCTAGAAGATTCTCTTAAGCAATTTGAACGCGGCATCAGTTTAGCCAATGCTGGCCAAGCTAAACTGCAACAGGCTCAACAGCAAGTTGAGATACTTCGCCAAGGGCCAAATGGCGATTCACTAGAACCTTTAGTGCAGGAGCCTTCTGAGTGA
- a CDS encoding LysR family transcriptional regulator, producing MPNVDDLILFADVVEQGSFSRVAEQRELTNSVVSKRVARLEQQLAVQLLYRTTRKLSLTEAGQALYSQAKHIALSAQEAFAEVGEYGESLSGKIRISVPTISGELLLAEALAAFSEQHPEISIEMSMDNRFVDLLEDGFDLVIRTGSLPDSSLIARHIIDSHWVVVASPAYLKQHGTPKAPDELKQHRCLSYSYQEGGAEDWLFKVGENTQAIRINSGFSTNNARALRKTALAGHGLIYVPRCLVYQDLAKQDLQEVLTGQAAKVLGIYAMYPFTRQQPKKIKLLIEHIRQHYLAISEYF from the coding sequence ATGCCAAATGTAGATGATTTGATTTTATTTGCCGACGTGGTTGAGCAAGGCTCGTTCTCTCGGGTTGCAGAACAGCGCGAGTTAACTAATTCGGTAGTGAGCAAGCGCGTGGCTCGTTTAGAGCAGCAACTGGCGGTACAACTGCTCTATCGCACTACCCGTAAACTCTCGCTCACCGAGGCCGGCCAAGCACTATATAGCCAAGCCAAACACATTGCGCTTAGTGCACAAGAAGCCTTTGCCGAAGTAGGCGAATATGGCGAAAGCCTAAGCGGCAAGATCCGCATTAGTGTGCCAACGATCTCGGGCGAACTGTTGCTTGCCGAAGCTTTAGCAGCATTTAGCGAACAACACCCCGAAATTAGCATTGAGATGTCGATGGATAATCGCTTTGTAGACTTGCTAGAAGATGGTTTTGATTTGGTGATTCGCACCGGCAGCTTGCCTGACTCATCGTTAATTGCCAGGCATATTATCGACTCGCATTGGGTGGTGGTAGCCAGCCCAGCTTACTTAAAACAGCATGGCACTCCCAAAGCCCCAGATGAGCTTAAACAACATCGCTGCCTAAGTTATAGCTATCAAGAAGGAGGCGCCGAAGACTGGCTATTTAAGGTTGGGGAGAATACTCAAGCCATTCGCATTAACAGCGGCTTTAGCACCAATAACGCGCGAGCATTACGCAAAACGGCGTTAGCTGGGCATGGTTTAATTTATGTACCACGATGTTTGGTGTACCAAGATTTAGCCAAACAAGACTTACAAGAAGTCCTAACAGGCCAAGCTGCAAAGGTGCTAGGCATTTACGCCATGTATCCTTTTACCCGCCAGCAACCCAAAAAAATCAAATTGCTGATTGAACATATAAGGCAGCACTATCTAGCCATTTCGGAGTATTTTTAG
- a CDS encoding flagellar motor protein MotB, which translates to MEEPCKCPPEGLPAWMGTFADLMSLLMCFFVLLLAFSEMDVLKFKQIAGSMKYAFGVQNLLEVKDIPKGTSVIAQEFRPGRPEPTPIETIMQQTIDMTQAKLEFHDGEEADAGGQQKAAGQQTGGRASATQAQSSQSQSETQAQQNETAKRIAQQLRDQIEDGAIEVESLGQQIIIRVREKGAFPSGSAFLQPKFRPVIRRVGEVIKDIPGIVTVSGHTDNQQAESELYRSNWDLSSQRAVSVAHELIKVRGFAEERLIVSGLADTQPLMKNNTIENRRRNRRVEIGIMQGKASQSGEIAVSGEE; encoded by the coding sequence ATGGAAGAACCTTGCAAGTGCCCCCCAGAAGGACTGCCCGCATGGATGGGCACCTTCGCCGATCTCATGTCTCTGTTGATGTGCTTCTTTGTATTGCTGTTGGCCTTCTCGGAAATGGACGTACTAAAGTTTAAGCAAATTGCTGGTTCAATGAAGTATGCTTTTGGTGTGCAAAACCTACTGGAAGTAAAAGACATTCCAAAAGGAACCTCGGTTATTGCACAAGAGTTTAGACCGGGCCGCCCTGAGCCAACACCTATCGAAACCATCATGCAGCAAACCATTGATATGACTCAGGCCAAGCTTGAGTTTCATGATGGTGAAGAAGCCGATGCTGGTGGTCAGCAAAAAGCCGCTGGCCAGCAAACGGGTGGCCGAGCCTCAGCAACCCAAGCTCAGTCTTCACAAAGCCAATCCGAAACCCAAGCCCAACAAAATGAAACGGCTAAACGAATTGCCCAGCAGTTGCGTGACCAAATTGAAGATGGCGCCATTGAAGTGGAGTCGCTTGGCCAGCAAATTATTATTCGGGTACGAGAGAAGGGGGCTTTCCCTTCAGGCTCTGCCTTTTTACAACCTAAGTTTCGCCCGGTTATTCGCCGTGTGGGAGAGGTGATTAAAGACATTCCTGGTATTGTCACCGTGTCTGGCCATACCGATAACCAGCAAGCAGAGTCAGAGTTGTACCGCTCAAACTGGGATTTATCTAGTCAGCGTGCTGTGTCGGTGGCTCATGAACTCATTAAAGTACGTGGCTTTGCCGAAGAGCGCTTAATTGTTAGCGGATTGGCAGACACTCAGCCTTTAATGAAAAACAATACCATCGAGAACCGCCGTCGTAACCGCCGGGTAGAGATAGGCATTATGCAAGGTAAGGCTTCTCAATCAGGCGAGATCGCCGTTTCTGGAGAAGAGTAA
- a CDS encoding bifunctional acetate--CoA ligase family protein/GNAT family N-acetyltransferase, whose translation MSQRKLHDLFSPKSIAVIGASNRASRAGNVVMKNLMSAGFNGPVMPVSPKYKAVLGVLAYPSIEKLPQRPDLAVVCVNASRLLEVVEKLGQFGCKAAIITAGGLDIKLDGQEQTIAEQVLAFGQRYGMRILGPNSLGLMLPNIGLNASFAHANSQPGKIAFVSQSAAVCTTVLDWANNKGIGFSSFISLGDALDIDFGELLDFLARDAKTQVIMLYIDSVKDTQRFMSAARAASRNKAILVIKSGRSRLGAQAAALHTGGLVGNDAVYDAAFKRAGMLRVKDLHELFAAVETLTYANPLQGERLAIISNGGGPAVLAVDALMERGGKLAEFSDDTLAKLSEVLPSAWSGQNPLDIVGDADPSRYAKALDIVASSGEADALLLMHAPSALAGAESTADALINVIKQDSKARRLNILTNWMGEETAYSGRLAFTKAGIPTYRTPEGAVGAFMHMVEFRRNQKLLSETPSTTDKTLVDQGAKQLLQQAIDKDIFVLETHDAKPLLQAYGLQIIDTWFVHNVEEAISCADNIGYPVALKIQSPDILHKSDVHGVSLNINNQHELEIAAESMVDRVKQAYPQAKVEGMILQRMALTAGAQELRVAVINDPVFGPAIFLGEGGSEWDETQDAAVALPPLNMSLARYLVISALKAEKIRDRRLPNGLKMQALCSMLTRLSNLIIDCPEIARLDLNPVLAAGDNITLLDVNMRLQKVDERLAQRLAIRPYPKELEEYCQTKNGTKVLLRPILPEDEPNHLAFDSSLTEEDRYKRYFGARGQMTHEEMALLTQIDYAREMAFIAVDEQADDDRAILGVVRASIDPDNLDAEFAMVVRSDLQGQGLGKHLLQKMIRYYQQMGTQTLSGMTMIQNRGMAGLAKHLGFKVKFELEDGVIEMQLELQNNPPAEARGS comes from the coding sequence ATGAGTCAACGTAAGCTGCATGATTTGTTTTCGCCAAAGTCTATCGCGGTAATTGGTGCATCTAATCGCGCTTCACGTGCTGGCAACGTGGTAATGAAGAACCTAATGAGCGCTGGTTTTAATGGCCCCGTTATGCCGGTTAGCCCTAAGTACAAGGCAGTGCTTGGTGTATTGGCCTATCCAAGTATCGAGAAGCTTCCCCAGCGTCCAGATTTAGCCGTTGTGTGTGTCAACGCCAGCCGCTTACTAGAGGTCGTGGAAAAGCTCGGCCAATTTGGTTGTAAAGCTGCCATTATTACAGCCGGTGGTTTAGACATTAAGTTAGACGGTCAAGAGCAAACAATTGCCGAACAAGTGTTGGCGTTTGGCCAGCGTTACGGCATGCGCATTTTAGGGCCAAACAGCTTGGGTTTAATGTTGCCTAACATTGGATTAAATGCCTCATTCGCCCACGCCAATAGCCAGCCAGGCAAGATTGCCTTTGTGTCGCAATCTGCTGCCGTGTGCACAACCGTGCTCGATTGGGCAAACAACAAGGGCATTGGCTTCTCATCCTTTATCTCATTGGGAGATGCCTTAGATATCGACTTTGGCGAATTGCTCGACTTCTTAGCCAGAGATGCCAAAACCCAAGTGATTATGCTGTATATCGACTCGGTGAAGGATACCCAGCGCTTTATGTCGGCTGCTCGAGCGGCCTCACGCAACAAAGCCATATTGGTGATTAAGTCTGGCCGCAGCCGTCTAGGTGCGCAAGCTGCAGCCCTGCATACTGGCGGATTGGTGGGTAACGACGCGGTATACGACGCGGCATTTAAGCGTGCTGGTATGTTACGAGTAAAAGACCTACATGAGTTGTTTGCTGCGGTAGAAACACTCACTTACGCCAATCCATTGCAAGGCGAACGTTTGGCGATTATAAGCAACGGCGGCGGGCCAGCGGTGCTGGCGGTTGATGCCTTGATGGAGCGAGGGGGGAAACTAGCGGAGTTCTCGGACGATACTTTGGCTAAGCTGTCTGAGGTGCTACCCAGCGCATGGTCGGGGCAAAACCCCTTAGATATTGTTGGTGATGCTGATCCTTCTCGTTATGCCAAAGCCTTAGATATAGTTGCTAGTTCCGGCGAAGCAGACGCATTGCTGCTAATGCACGCACCTTCGGCACTGGCGGGGGCAGAGTCTACCGCTGATGCCTTAATTAATGTGATTAAGCAAGATAGCAAGGCGCGTCGCCTCAATATACTTACCAATTGGATGGGGGAAGAAACCGCCTATTCTGGCCGTTTGGCGTTCACTAAAGCGGGCATTCCGACTTACCGCACCCCAGAAGGGGCTGTGGGAGCATTCATGCACATGGTTGAGTTTCGCCGCAACCAAAAATTGTTGTCAGAAACCCCCAGTACTACCGACAAAACCTTGGTTGATCAAGGTGCTAAGCAGTTGCTCCAGCAAGCGATTGATAAAGATATATTTGTGTTGGAAACCCATGACGCTAAACCTTTACTACAGGCTTACGGTTTGCAAATCATCGATACCTGGTTTGTACACAATGTTGAAGAAGCCATTAGTTGTGCCGACAACATTGGCTATCCGGTAGCCTTAAAAATTCAGTCGCCCGATATACTGCATAAATCTGATGTGCATGGTGTGAGCCTAAACATTAATAACCAGCATGAGCTGGAAATAGCCGCAGAATCAATGGTCGATAGGGTTAAGCAAGCTTACCCACAAGCCAAGGTTGAAGGCATGATCCTGCAACGAATGGCCTTAACTGCTGGCGCACAAGAGCTGCGTGTGGCAGTAATTAATGACCCGGTATTTGGCCCTGCTATTTTCTTAGGCGAAGGCGGCTCTGAGTGGGACGAAACCCAAGATGCAGCGGTGGCGCTTCCGCCACTTAATATGAGTTTGGCGCGTTATTTGGTTATCTCGGCGCTTAAAGCAGAAAAAATACGAGACAGACGCTTGCCTAACGGATTAAAAATGCAGGCGCTTTGCAGCATGTTAACTCGGCTATCAAACTTGATTATCGATTGCCCAGAGATTGCTCGTTTAGATCTTAACCCAGTGCTAGCTGCGGGGGATAACATCACCTTGCTTGACGTGAATATGCGTTTGCAAAAAGTGGATGAACGGCTTGCTCAGCGTTTAGCTATTCGCCCTTACCCTAAAGAGCTAGAAGAATATTGTCAGACTAAAAACGGCACAAAGGTATTGCTTCGCCCGATTTTGCCAGAAGACGAGCCTAACCATTTGGCCTTCGACTCATCGCTTACCGAAGAAGATCGCTACAAGCGTTACTTTGGTGCACGCGGCCAAATGACCCATGAAGAAATGGCCTTGCTCACTCAAATTGATTACGCCCGAGAAATGGCCTTTATTGCGGTAGATGAGCAAGCCGATGATGACCGGGCAATTCTAGGAGTAGTGCGCGCCAGCATCGATCCCGACAACTTAGATGCTGAGTTTGCCATGGTGGTGAGAAGTGACTTGCAAGGCCAAGGTTTAGGTAAACACTTGCTGCAAAAGATGATTCGCTACTATCAACAAATGGGCACCCAAACCTTAAGTGGCATGACCATGATCCAAAACCGCGGCATGGCGGGTTTAGCCAAACACCTTGGTTTTAAAGTGAAATTTGAGTTGGAAGATGGGGTTATTGAAATGCAGCTTGAGCTACAAAACAATCCCCCTGCAGAGGCGAGGGGCAGTTGA
- the thiI gene encoding tRNA uracil 4-sulfurtransferase ThiI, producing MKFIVKLFPEIAMKSKPVRKRFSKILQSNIRNVISPIDETIRVRLDWDRMVVTSRNDSEENREAVIQALSSTPGIVHFLEVKQHRYTDLHNIYELTFDAWKDRLKDKTFCVRVKRSGKHDFSSIEVERYVGGGLNQHCESNGVRLKNPDVTVKIEIADDVMYLVQEKHPGLGGFPIATQESVLSLISGGFDSGVSSYQLIKRGAKVHYCFFNLGGRAHELGVKQVAHHLWKRFGSSHRVKFVAVDFDPVVNEILEKVDNGQMGVVLKRMMVRAASKVAQQLDIPALVTGEAVGQVSSQTLVNLSMIDRVSETLILRPLIATDKQDIIDTAKHIGTNDFAETMPEYCGVISNKPTVKAVESKLLAEEQNFDFTILDKVVEECRITDIRDVTKEADEQVTEVAGEEELAQDKEAVVLDIRSIEEQEQQPFSLEEVEVKHIPFFKLATQFGDLDQSKHYMLYCDRGVMSKLQALYLQDAGFKNVGVYSKK from the coding sequence ATGAAGTTCATCGTTAAACTATTTCCAGAAATTGCCATGAAGAGTAAGCCGGTTCGTAAGCGCTTCAGTAAAATTCTTCAAAGCAATATTCGCAATGTAATTAGTCCAATCGATGAAACTATTCGAGTGCGTTTAGATTGGGACCGAATGGTTGTTACTTCACGTAACGACAGCGAAGAAAACCGCGAAGCGGTGATTCAAGCGCTTTCTTCCACTCCGGGTATCGTGCACTTTTTGGAAGTGAAACAGCATCGCTATACCGATTTACACAACATCTATGAGTTAACGTTTGACGCTTGGAAAGATCGCTTAAAAGACAAAACATTTTGTGTGCGGGTTAAGCGCAGTGGTAAACATGATTTCTCATCTATTGAAGTAGAGCGTTATGTTGGTGGTGGTTTAAACCAACATTGCGAGAGCAATGGGGTGCGGTTAAAAAATCCTGATGTTACGGTGAAAATCGAAATCGCCGACGACGTGATGTATCTGGTGCAAGAGAAGCACCCAGGTTTAGGCGGCTTTCCTATCGCAACCCAAGAAAGTGTATTGTCGCTTATTTCCGGTGGTTTTGACTCGGGCGTGTCGAGTTATCAACTCATCAAGCGTGGCGCAAAAGTACACTATTGTTTCTTTAACCTAGGTGGGCGCGCTCATGAACTAGGCGTGAAGCAAGTCGCCCACCACCTATGGAAGCGTTTTGGTTCATCACATAGGGTTAAGTTTGTTGCGGTAGACTTTGATCCAGTGGTGAACGAGATCCTTGAAAAAGTAGACAACGGCCAAATGGGCGTAGTACTTAAACGTATGATGGTGCGGGCAGCGTCAAAAGTGGCTCAGCAGCTGGATATTCCCGCACTGGTCACGGGGGAAGCAGTAGGCCAAGTTTCTAGTCAAACCTTAGTTAACTTAAGCATGATTGACCGAGTGTCAGAAACCTTGATTCTTCGCCCGCTAATTGCCACCGATAAACAAGATATTATTGATACGGCTAAGCATATTGGCACCAACGATTTTGCCGAAACCATGCCAGAGTATTGCGGTGTTATTTCTAACAAGCCTACGGTGAAAGCAGTTGAGTCGAAATTGCTAGCCGAAGAGCAAAATTTCGATTTTACGATTTTGGATAAGGTAGTAGAAGAGTGCCGCATTACCGATATTCGTGATGTAACCAAAGAAGCTGACGAACAAGTGACTGAAGTCGCTGGTGAAGAAGAACTAGCACAAGACAAAGAAGCGGTAGTATTAGACATTCGCTCGATAGAGGAGCAGGAACAACAGCCTTTTAGCTTAGAAGAAGTAGAAGTAAAGCATATCCCATTCTTTAAGTTAGCCACTCAGTTTGGCGATTTAGATCAATCTAAGCATTACATGCTGTATTGTGACCGAGGGGTTATGAGCAAACTACAGGCTTTGTATTTGCAAGATGCTGGCTTCAAAAATGTTGGCGTTTATAGCAAAAAATAG
- the ispA gene encoding (2E,6E)-farnesyl diphosphate synthase, whose translation MNASLASTIVDYQSQINTHLDSVLANQVVNDPKLLAAMRHGLLLGGKRVRPLLVYLVGQLTNAPKDILNAAAAAVECIHAYSLIHDDLPAMDDDELRRGQPTCHIAYDEATAILAGDALQSLAFSLVAEAPASDTQKVAMLKILSQAAGYNGMCGGQALDIAATNQQVSLEQLEEVHQHKTGALIKAAVMLGAVCGEIEHANEQQALARYADALGLAFQVRDDILDIISDTDTLGKPQGSDQALNKSTYPSLLGLEGAIEKAENLGKEALQALETLPYNSELLALLADYVVHRNN comes from the coding sequence GTGAACGCTAGTTTAGCCAGTACCATTGTTGACTACCAATCCCAAATAAACACCCATTTAGACAGTGTTTTAGCCAATCAAGTTGTTAATGACCCCAAGCTACTGGCAGCCATGCGTCACGGCCTATTGCTAGGCGGTAAGCGAGTGCGCCCGCTGCTGGTATATTTGGTAGGCCAATTAACCAATGCGCCCAAAGACATACTTAATGCCGCTGCAGCTGCTGTAGAATGCATTCACGCCTATTCGTTGATTCATGACGACCTACCAGCCATGGATGATGATGAACTACGCCGTGGCCAACCAACTTGCCATATTGCCTATGATGAAGCGACTGCCATTCTAGCCGGTGATGCCTTACAAAGCCTCGCCTTTAGCTTAGTTGCCGAAGCGCCTGCCAGCGATACCCAAAAAGTGGCCATGCTTAAAATATTAAGCCAAGCGGCTGGTTATAACGGTATGTGTGGTGGTCAAGCGCTAGATATTGCCGCAACCAACCAACAGGTTAGCCTTGAGCAGCTGGAAGAAGTGCACCAACATAAAACCGGTGCTCTAATCAAAGCAGCGGTAATGTTAGGCGCGGTTTGTGGCGAGATTGAGCACGCAAATGAGCAGCAAGCTTTAGCTCGTTATGCAGATGCCTTAGGCTTAGCCTTTCAAGTTCGTGATGACATTTTGGATATAATTAGTGATACCGACACTTTAGGTAAACCTCAGGGCTCAGATCAAGCCCTAAATAAGAGCACTTACCCAAGTTTATTGGGCCTTGAAGGCGCAATAGAAAAAGCTGAAAACCTAGGTAAAGAAGCGCTTCAAGCCTTAGAGACTTTGCCTTACAATAGTGAGTTGCTAGCCTTATTAGCTGATTATGTCGTACATCGAAACAACTAG
- a CDS encoding glycine cleavage system protein R, with protein MSDLFLVTATGEDKPGTLNRLADITHSHQGKWLSSRVVNLDGQVACIFKVQVPQKNTQALQQALLAVDDLHLSINGCKPAHLSQSESLSLVIDAEDRPGLINDITRLLVGHGVNVNKLECHRMSVPEAGGSVFTAELDLMVPDSENTAGIIAEIEGLQSQMVVNQVH; from the coding sequence ATGAGCGATCTATTTTTAGTTACTGCCACCGGGGAAGATAAGCCCGGTACACTAAATCGCTTGGCCGATATTACCCACTCTCATCAAGGAAAGTGGTTAAGTAGTCGGGTGGTAAATTTAGATGGTCAAGTGGCTTGTATCTTCAAAGTGCAGGTTCCGCAAAAAAATACTCAGGCCTTGCAGCAAGCCTTGCTTGCAGTAGATGACTTACACTTAAGCATTAACGGCTGCAAACCTGCCCACTTATCTCAAAGTGAATCATTAAGTTTGGTCATTGATGCAGAAGATCGCCCCGGCTTAATTAATGATATTACCCGTTTATTGGTGGGACATGGTGTTAATGTTAACAAGCTTGAATGCCATCGAATGAGCGTACCTGAGGCTGGGGGAAGTGTATTTACTGCCGAACTTGATCTAATGGTGCCAGACAGTGAAAACACTGCTGGAATTATTGCCGAAATAGAGGGTTTGCAATCTCAGATGGTGGTTAACCAAGTTCATTAA
- a CDS encoding (Fe-S)-binding protein gives MSQTGLRIYPSKPSKVYFYATCLLDLLDPDGGIAAIELIEREGVEVIWVEKQSCCGQPAYTSGYQEQAKTVALSQMALFPEDHPIVVMSGSCAGMMFKHYPHLFANDDIYADQAEAFAERVFEFSEFLAHICRAKLHDQGPLTSVVLHTSCSGRRELGIHASSQALLSQLDKVELKKAEYESECCGFGGSFSLRHSEISQAMVEDKARHLQGSGASYLVSADWGCLANINGHLAYRGEASRFNGQHLASFLWQRTKGAKA, from the coding sequence ATGAGTCAAACGGGATTAAGGATATACCCCAGCAAACCCAGTAAGGTGTATTTTTACGCAACTTGCTTGCTAGACCTGCTTGATCCCGATGGTGGCATAGCCGCCATAGAGTTAATTGAACGAGAAGGGGTAGAGGTTATTTGGGTAGAAAAACAAAGCTGCTGTGGCCAACCTGCCTATACCTCTGGCTACCAAGAACAAGCAAAAACCGTTGCCTTAAGCCAAATGGCACTATTTCCCGAAGATCACCCAATAGTCGTGATGTCGGGCTCTTGTGCCGGAATGATGTTTAAACACTATCCCCACTTATTTGCTAATGATGATATTTACGCCGACCAAGCGGAAGCATTTGCTGAACGGGTTTTTGAGTTTAGCGAATTTTTAGCCCATATTTGCCGGGCAAAACTACACGACCAAGGGCCCTTAACCTCGGTTGTGTTACACACCTCCTGCAGCGGGCGAAGAGAGTTGGGGATCCATGCCAGCTCGCAAGCTTTGCTGTCTCAGCTAGATAAAGTAGAACTTAAAAAAGCAGAGTACGAAAGCGAATGTTGTGGTTTTGGTGGCAGCTTCTCGCTGCGCCATAGCGAGATAAGTCAAGCCATGGTGGAAGATAAAGCCAGGCATTTACAAGGTTCTGGTGCCAGCTATTTAGTGAGTGCCGATTGGGGCTGCTTAGCTAACATTAATGGACATTTGGCCTATCGAGGAGAAGCCAGTCGCTTTAACGGCCAGCACCTAGC
- a CDS encoding CBS domain-containing protein produces the protein MALTSIRAIDYMTKNPVTVTPSNSLFEAIDIMLTAKVSGATVINERREVVGVISEIDCLQAILKGTYHGEIGGSVADYMTEEVDIIGTDMDILAVAEKLIQKKRRRMPVVQNGKFIGQYSIRSILNAVKEFNLK, from the coding sequence ATGGCGTTAACCTCTATTCGTGCAATTGACTACATGACCAAAAATCCGGTCACAGTAACTCCTTCAAACTCATTGTTTGAAGCCATCGACATCATGCTTACTGCCAAGGTATCAGGTGCAACCGTTATTAATGAGCGACGTGAAGTTGTGGGGGTAATCTCTGAAATAGATTGTTTGCAGGCGATATTAAAAGGTACCTACCACGGTGAAATTGGAGGTTCTGTCGCCGATTACATGACTGAAGAAGTGGATATTATTGGCACCGACATGGATATTTTAGCCGTTGCTGAAAAACTCATTCAGAAAAAGCGCCGCAGAATGCCAGTGGTGCAAAATGGCAAGTTTATTGGCCAGTACAGTATTCGTAGTATTCTTAATGCAGTTAAAGAGTTCAATCTCAAATAA
- a CDS encoding N-acetyl-ornithine deacetylase: MSRSSFQQFHWQSQQFGCASNDIDRFYSLLHEQMQRLGMQQQTLGKIESYPVDLYRSAEPKPHLPNILISAGFHGEEAAGPWGMLKFLSQLNDDVFLSVNLSLLPLVNPTGFKAGHRFNQYGENPNRGFGVTDGTAIETEESSKEGKLLIKQQALLKALSSDGILTCHEDVLQHHCYVYSFEPEQDAGPFSLGLRDSLAQYFKVAEDNSIDGCPLDDGLIHNHYDSSFESCLVRIGAKRGACSETPAREDFDQRINANCAVMQQFVRSSQ; this comes from the coding sequence TTGAGCCGTTCTTCTTTCCAACAGTTTCATTGGCAGTCTCAACAGTTTGGCTGTGCCAGCAATGACATCGATAGATTCTATTCATTACTTCATGAACAAATGCAGCGTTTAGGCATGCAACAGCAAACACTTGGTAAAATTGAAAGCTACCCTGTTGATTTATATCGCTCTGCGGAGCCCAAGCCACATTTACCTAATATTCTTATTAGCGCTGGCTTTCATGGAGAAGAAGCAGCTGGACCATGGGGCATGTTAAAGTTTCTTAGCCAGCTTAACGATGATGTATTTCTATCAGTAAACTTAAGCCTATTGCCGCTAGTAAACCCTACAGGATTTAAAGCCGGACATCGCTTTAACCAATATGGTGAAAACCCCAATCGTGGCTTTGGTGTAACCGATGGCACCGCAATTGAAACCGAAGAAAGCTCTAAAGAAGGCAAGCTGCTTATTAAGCAACAAGCGCTGCTAAAAGCACTAAGCAGTGACGGCATACTGACCTGCCACGAAGATGTATTGCAACACCACTGCTATGTGTATTCTTTTGAGCCAGAGCAAGATGCAGGGCCTTTTAGCCTAGGTTTGCGAGATAGCTTGGCGCAGTACTTTAAAGTGGCCGAGGACAACAGCATTGACGGTTGCCCACTAGATGATGGCTTAATTCACAACCATTACGACAGCTCGTTTGAATCATGCTTAGTGCGCATTGGTGCTAAACGCGGCGCGTGCAGCGAAACCCCTGCACGAGAAGATTTTGACCAGCGCATCAATGCTAACTGCGCTGTGATGCAACAATTTGTTCGTTCAAGCCAATAA